Proteins encoded in a region of the Candidatus Zixiibacteriota bacterium genome:
- a CDS encoding PorV/PorQ family protein has protein sequence MLTIGAVVLLLPAVVRAGDDLKIGTAGAQELRIPVGARGAAMGGSGVAFATGIDALFWNPAGAATIQGVDVMFSRREYIADIDVDYIVAASTIGDMGVFGITAKILSMGDELITTFEAPNGDGTTFGSSFSIIGLSWSRTMTDRVAVGLSGNVVYEKIAEQAATGVAFDAGVQYNPGWNNLTFGAVIKNLGPKMRFDGKGFDEDAGTSDDPSGRDHVARTRSSSFELPSYVQLGMAYKAMEQNNSVVNLTGAFQSNNFSEDEFRAGGEYAYNDAFFVRAGYTESNQSQYLYGFSAGAGVQFELGDTQLQVDYAWGESEFFDNNQTFSLTVNF, from the coding sequence ATGTTGACAATCGGAGCGGTCGTGCTGCTGTTGCCGGCGGTCGTCCGCGCGGGTGATGATTTGAAGATCGGTACCGCCGGCGCGCAGGAACTCCGCATCCCGGTCGGCGCGCGCGGGGCCGCCATGGGCGGCTCGGGCGTGGCCTTTGCCACCGGCATCGATGCACTCTTCTGGAATCCGGCGGGCGCGGCGACCATTCAGGGCGTCGATGTCATGTTCTCGCGGCGCGAGTACATCGCCGATATCGATGTCGATTACATCGTCGCCGCCTCGACGATCGGCGACATGGGGGTGTTCGGCATCACGGCGAAGATTCTCTCGATGGGCGATGAGTTGATCACGACCTTCGAGGCGCCCAACGGCGATGGAACGACCTTCGGCTCATCGTTCTCGATCATCGGTTTATCGTGGTCACGGACGATGACAGACCGCGTGGCGGTCGGGCTCAGCGGTAATGTCGTCTACGAGAAGATCGCCGAGCAGGCGGCCACCGGTGTGGCGTTTGACGCCGGTGTCCAATACAATCCCGGCTGGAACAACCTGACATTCGGCGCGGTCATCAAAAATCTCGGCCCCAAAATGCGATTCGACGGCAAGGGTTTCGACGAGGACGCGGGAACGTCCGATGATCCCAGCGGACGCGATCATGTCGCGCGCACACGGTCCTCGAGCTTCGAGCTGCCCTCGTATGTCCAGCTCGGTATGGCATACAAGGCGATGGAACAGAACAACTCGGTCGTCAATCTCACCGGCGCATTCCAATCGAACAACTTCTCCGAAGACGAATTCCGGGCCGGTGGCGAGTACGCCTACAACGATGCATTCTTTGTGCGCGCCGGGTATACCGAGTCCAACCAGAGTCAGTATTTGTATGGATTCTCGGCCGGTGCGGGTGTCCAGTTTGAATTGGGAGACACGCAGCTTCAGGTCGACTATGCCTGGGGCGAAAGTGAGTTCTTCGACAACAATCAGACGTTCTCACTGACAGTCAATTTCTAA
- a CDS encoding N-acetylmuramoyl-L-alanine amidase — translation MPLPIDKTLQTLLAGLTLVVLTATGWAQSRPTPTPPDSKPPIINVIYPRDSQEVASVDSTFILGSVTPGSRLVINGVQVSVYETGGFLAFLPVTPGDFAFHLHAENERGRDTAIVNLRVADLRPIPPDSGVRIRSESVGPLWTRTVRPNDEISVQFSGTVSCRASFRIISPGDTTPWHRMVELKNTAPTVWNPGESDPFLMVPDSMPVYPSAREGPGTYHGIWRTPSGLTWDTLRIEVRLRSPSDSAEASTAMAPGRLVPVEFWPPRVVELTDSVQILRMGPRLGYFTIMQPAGVRVRWWGRAGPWTILEPAPGYEAWIETEKTRLLAEGMPLPGSLISRMKTVASKSSVMLQIGTSERLPFKVTVSDDLRRLRILIFGATANTDWIEQDPADDMIQEVSWEQTRPQVYEVTVNLHKPVWGYDARYEGGQLVVEFRRPPQLRRELEGFKVAVDAGHSVDPGAIGPTGLMEKDANLKIAWEVKRFLERKGAQVIMTRWASEDVPLYDRPAIANSQGADLFVSVHNNAVPDGINPYARNGTGTYFYHPFSRDLARQVHRWTRDATGLDDYGLTGGNFAVIRPTQYPSVLIECAFIIIPEQEALLYTPEFITRIGQGIANGVAEFVRERLGR, via the coding sequence ATGCCACTACCGATCGACAAGACCTTGCAAACCCTGTTGGCCGGGCTGACCCTTGTCGTGTTGACTGCCACGGGCTGGGCTCAGAGCCGTCCCACACCCACGCCGCCGGACAGCAAGCCGCCGATCATCAACGTTATTTACCCGCGCGACAGCCAGGAGGTCGCGTCTGTCGATTCGACCTTCATTCTGGGCTCTGTCACACCTGGGTCACGGTTGGTGATTAACGGCGTCCAGGTCTCCGTATATGAGACCGGCGGCTTCCTGGCTTTTTTGCCGGTCACGCCGGGAGACTTTGCGTTCCATCTCCACGCTGAGAATGAACGGGGACGCGACACGGCCATCGTCAACCTCCGGGTCGCAGATCTTCGGCCGATCCCCCCCGATTCCGGGGTTCGCATCCGCAGCGAATCGGTGGGACCGCTGTGGACCCGGACCGTCCGCCCCAACGATGAAATCAGCGTGCAGTTCTCCGGCACGGTGAGTTGCCGTGCGTCGTTCCGAATCATCTCGCCCGGTGACACGACACCATGGCATCGAATGGTCGAACTGAAGAATACGGCGCCAACCGTGTGGAATCCCGGCGAGAGCGATCCGTTCCTGATGGTTCCCGACTCGATGCCCGTCTATCCGTCGGCACGTGAAGGACCGGGCACATACCACGGTATCTGGCGGACGCCGTCGGGTCTGACTTGGGACACGCTGCGGATTGAGGTTCGTCTGCGGAGCCCATCAGACTCGGCCGAGGCATCCACGGCGATGGCGCCCGGACGATTGGTGCCCGTCGAGTTTTGGCCACCGCGCGTCGTGGAGCTGACCGACAGCGTGCAGATTCTGCGGATGGGTCCGCGACTGGGGTATTTCACCATTATGCAGCCGGCCGGCGTGCGGGTGCGCTGGTGGGGGCGGGCGGGACCGTGGACCATCCTGGAACCAGCGCCGGGGTATGAAGCGTGGATCGAAACGGAAAAGACGCGCTTGCTGGCGGAGGGTATGCCCCTGCCCGGGTCGCTTATCTCGCGGATGAAGACTGTCGCATCGAAGTCATCGGTCATGCTTCAGATCGGCACCAGCGAGCGGCTGCCGTTTAAGGTCACCGTGAGTGACGATCTGCGCAGACTGCGCATTCTCATATTCGGTGCGACCGCAAACACTGACTGGATCGAGCAAGACCCCGCCGACGACATGATCCAGGAAGTGTCATGGGAGCAAACACGCCCCCAAGTGTACGAAGTCACCGTTAACCTCCATAAACCTGTTTGGGGTTATGACGCGCGATACGAGGGCGGACAACTGGTCGTTGAGTTCCGGCGCCCGCCACAGCTACGCCGGGAACTGGAAGGATTCAAGGTCGCAGTCGACGCGGGCCATAGCGTCGATCCGGGTGCGATCGGGCCGACCGGACTAATGGAAAAAGATGCGAACCTCAAGATCGCCTGGGAAGTGAAGCGCTTTCTGGAGCGCAAGGGAGCGCAGGTTATTATGACCCGCTGGGCCAGCGAAGATGTCCCGCTCTATGATCGCCCGGCTATCGCCAACTCACAAGGAGCTGATCTGTTCGTCTCTGTTCACAACAATGCCGTTCCCGACGGCATCAACCCGTATGCTCGCAACGGCACAGGAACCTACTTCTACCATCCGTTCTCTCGCGATCTGGCGCGACAGGTGCACCGCTGGACCCGCGACGCGACCGGGCTGGATGATTATGGCTTGACCGGGGGCAATTTTGCAGTGATCAGGCCGACCCAATACCCTTCGGTTCTGATTGAATGCGCGTTTATCATCATCCCCGAACAGGAAGCGCTGCTCTACACGCCTGAGTTTATCACCCGAATCGGGCAGGGAATCGCCAACGGCGTTGCCGAATTCGTCCGCGAACGTCTCGGCCGATAA
- a CDS encoding carbohydrate ABC transporter permease, producing MRRSDVSPVARSRQDAVLSAILTVVVAAMLFPLAWMVVGSVSPDWNAGWFNPLREGPVWSNYTDLFTRMPFGRHAANSFVVAIIVTVANVVLCFPVGYALARVHFPGRALLYWSAAAILMVPQYILIVPMYILIHQLGWYDSLWAIIVPFAVNPLGILLVRSAVTAVPREVEEAAVLDGAPPWRVVYQIVLPMCRPALAVLAVQVFWLTWNSFLFPFILTGDHARTLPVALAMFRGFQGVDRPHLFAAATLATLPVLVAFLIFQRQIIAGLTAGAVKK from the coding sequence GTGCGGCGCTCAGACGTCAGCCCGGTCGCACGAAGTCGTCAAGACGCTGTCTTATCGGCGATCCTGACCGTGGTCGTGGCGGCGATGCTGTTTCCGCTCGCGTGGATGGTAGTCGGTTCTGTCTCACCCGACTGGAACGCCGGTTGGTTCAACCCGTTGCGGGAAGGACCCGTGTGGTCGAATTACACCGACTTGTTTACGCGGATGCCGTTTGGACGGCATGCAGCGAACTCATTCGTCGTCGCCATTATCGTGACCGTCGCCAATGTCGTCTTGTGTTTTCCGGTCGGGTATGCGCTGGCACGCGTGCATTTTCCGGGGCGCGCGCTGCTGTATTGGTCGGCGGCGGCGATTCTTATGGTCCCGCAATACATTCTCATCGTGCCGATGTACATCCTGATTCATCAGCTCGGATGGTATGACTCCCTGTGGGCGATCATTGTGCCGTTCGCCGTCAACCCGCTGGGAATCCTGCTGGTCCGCAGCGCGGTCACCGCCGTACCGCGTGAGGTCGAAGAGGCGGCGGTGCTCGACGGCGCGCCGCCGTGGCGCGTGGTCTATCAGATCGTCTTGCCGATGTGCCGTCCGGCATTGGCGGTGCTGGCGGTGCAGGTCTTCTGGCTCACGTGGAATTCGTTTTTGTTTCCATTTATCCTGACGGGCGATCACGCGCGAACGCTGCCGGTAGCGCTGGCGATGTTTCGCGGCTTTCAGGGGGTCGATCGGCCGCACCTCTTTGCAGCCGCTACACTGGCCACATTGCCGGTGCTGGTCGCCTTTCTGATTTTTCAGCGACAGATTATCGCGGGTCTGACTGCGGGCGCCGTCAAGAAATAA
- a CDS encoding sugar ABC transporter permease, with product MAPDGTPDLVDRRAGWLLSAPWCIVLGLFWLYPFGYALVLSFVDVDIFAGHWRFVGVDHFRAVLGNPDFWRAFWHTMVFTFGTVPVTTALSIVAALALNRRIRGRMLFRAGIFMPTLTATVVMALVYVHMYGQGGYLHRLAEMIGLPVPRQGFLLSDATALPAVMVMDIWISIGYFALLFLAGLQHIPGELYEDALLHGAGAWRRFWSITWPYLRPTLLYAIVINLIKSFQVFTEIFVMTQGGPLGSTTTAVYHVYQSGFERFNLGYASAAAFVLFVAIAIFSAIQFRLFSFGRGPEE from the coding sequence ATGGCCCCTGACGGCACACCGGATCTGGTCGATCGCCGGGCGGGCTGGCTGCTGTCCGCGCCGTGGTGCATCGTTCTCGGGTTGTTCTGGCTCTACCCCTTCGGGTACGCACTCGTTCTTTCGTTTGTCGATGTCGACATTTTCGCCGGTCACTGGCGGTTCGTTGGAGTTGACCATTTCCGTGCCGTGCTCGGCAATCCCGATTTCTGGCGGGCGTTCTGGCATACGATGGTCTTCACGTTTGGGACCGTTCCGGTGACCACCGCGCTGTCGATCGTCGCGGCACTCGCATTGAATCGTCGTATCCGGGGACGCATGCTGTTCCGCGCCGGTATATTTATGCCGACGCTGACGGCAACGGTCGTGATGGCGCTGGTATACGTTCACATGTATGGCCAGGGCGGGTACTTGCACCGCCTGGCGGAGATGATCGGGCTGCCGGTCCCGCGTCAGGGCTTCCTGTTGTCGGATGCCACTGCCCTCCCGGCGGTGATGGTCATGGATATCTGGATTTCCATCGGATACTTCGCTCTGCTGTTTCTCGCGGGACTGCAGCACATCCCGGGTGAATTGTACGAAGATGCTCTTCTTCACGGGGCCGGCGCATGGCGGCGGTTTTGGTCAATCACCTGGCCGTACCTGCGTCCGACGCTTCTTTATGCAATCGTCATCAATCTCATCAAGAGTTTTCAAGTCTTCACCGAGATCTTCGTGATGACCCAGGGCGGGCCGCTGGGGTCGACGACGACGGCCGTGTATCACGTTTACCAGTCGGGATTCGAACGCTTCAATCTTGGGTATGCGTCGGCGGCGGCATTCGTTCTCTTCGTCGCGATTGCCATCTTCTCGGCGATACAATTTCGATTGTTCTCGTTCGGACGGGGACCGGAGGAATAG